The following proteins come from a genomic window of Polyangiaceae bacterium:
- a CDS encoding DUF2249 domain-containing protein, with translation MSNIELDIRIVPPREKHPAIFRTFDALSVGEAFTLVNDHDPFPLRRQFEATRPGKFHWTYVEQGPAVWRVLIEKSEA, from the coding sequence ATGTCCAACATCGAGCTCGATATTCGCATCGTTCCTCCGCGCGAAAAGCACCCCGCCATCTTCCGCACTTTCGACGCGCTCAGCGTCGGCGAGGCTTTCACGCTGGTCAACGACCATGACCCCTTCCCGCTTCGCCGGCAGTTCGAGGCGACTCGCCCCGGGAAATTCCACTGGACATATGTCGAACAGGGACCAGCGGTATGGCGGGTCCTCATCGAGAAGAGCGAGGCATGA
- a CDS encoding DUF2249 domain-containing protein — translation MIRANDRLSSVFARDERLLDVLVAAAPSLENLRNRSLRKNMAARVTLEQVAQIAGLDAAVLVDRLNAALDEQPLAPEPPAQATSACAPIPVPDALLAIPTELLVDLDVREDLRSGIEPFARIMNAARTMSPASVLRIRAIFEPAPLYGVFAKKGLAHFTEQLGVADWRVWFFRGEFDRPTKEVSAPSEDDDVIVLDVRDLEPPEPMVRTLEVLATMARGKTLLQLNVRVPQFLLPKLDERGFAYEIREQSADLIRLFIRHKPD, via the coding sequence GTGATCCGTGCCAACGACAGGTTGTCCTCGGTGTTCGCGCGCGACGAACGACTCCTCGACGTGCTCGTTGCTGCCGCGCCATCGCTGGAGAACCTGCGAAACCGTTCATTGCGCAAGAACATGGCGGCGCGAGTCACGCTCGAACAAGTGGCACAGATCGCTGGACTAGATGCGGCGGTGCTGGTCGATCGCTTGAACGCCGCCCTCGACGAGCAGCCGCTGGCGCCGGAGCCGCCCGCGCAGGCGACGTCAGCGTGTGCTCCGATACCAGTACCGGACGCGCTTCTGGCCATTCCGACTGAGCTGCTGGTCGACCTCGACGTGCGCGAGGATTTGCGTTCAGGCATCGAACCCTTCGCACGGATCATGAACGCCGCGCGGACAATGTCCCCGGCGTCGGTGCTACGCATCCGCGCCATCTTCGAGCCCGCACCGCTCTACGGCGTGTTCGCCAAGAAGGGTCTTGCGCACTTCACAGAGCAGCTGGGGGTCGCCGACTGGCGTGTGTGGTTCTTCCGCGGCGAATTCGACCGCCCGACCAAGGAAGTAAGCGCTCCGAGCGAGGACGATGACGTGATTGTCCTCGACGTGCGTGACCTCGAGCCACCGGAACCGATGGTCCGCACGCTCGAGGTGCTTGCGACGATGGCGCGCGGAAAAACTCTTCTGCAGCTCAACGTCCGCGTGCCGCAGTTCTTACTCCCCAAGCTCGACGAGCGAGGCTTCGCCTACGAAATCCGTGAACAATCGGCCGACCTCATTCGGCTATTCATTCGACACAAACCCGATTGA
- a CDS encoding metal-sulfur cluster assembly factor: MNDSIFPTTEPIYSALREVIDPEIGLDIVTLGLVYDVEIHGDSIDVTFTLTTPGCPMERVITDGIVNAVGGIPGVREVVPNLIWDPRWHPGLAQRGSL; the protein is encoded by the coding sequence ATGAACGACAGCATTTTTCCCACGACTGAACCGATCTACTCCGCGCTGCGTGAGGTCATCGATCCGGAGATTGGCCTCGACATCGTGACCCTGGGGCTCGTGTACGACGTCGAAATCCACGGCGACTCGATCGACGTGACTTTCACGCTTACGACGCCGGGCTGCCCAATGGAGCGGGTCATCACTGACGGCATCGTGAACGCCGTGGGTGGCATTCCAGGCGTTCGCGAGGTGGTCCCGAACCTGATATGGGACCCACGCTGGCACCCTGGCCTCGCTCAAAGAGGGTCGCTGTGA